The Candidatus Hydrogenisulfobacillus filiaventi sequence TACGACGGGGTCGGTGCCGATGTAGCGGTTCACTGGCATTATGCGGCCGGGCCCCGGCCTTACGTGGCCATCCGCTATCATTACCACTTCGCCGCCGAGCCCCGGCCGGCCCGCACCGTGGCAACGCATCCCCTCTATACCCGCCCGCTCCCGGCCGGCGCGCGGCAGGCCCTGCCCGGGTGGCTGGCCCGACTGTGGGCGGCAGTGCAGCACTGGTGGGCCCGCCTGACCACCGCCTTGGTCCACCTCCTGGCAGGCACTTCCTAACATGTTTCCGGGCCCGCGGATGACGCTACTCCCGCCGGCACCTTTCAGGAAGGAGGAACCGTCGTGACCGCTGGCCCCTCCCGCTTGCCCTTCCGCCGTCAACCCGCCCTGTTGGTCTGGGGCTGGATTGACCACCGGCAGACCGATTGGGCGCGCCTGCTGCGTCCCTGGGCCACCGATGCCCGCTTCCGGCCCGGGAGCCTGTCCCTCCTCTATCCGCTGGCCCCGGCACGGCGGGCGGCCACAGCGGCCATCTGGTGCCGGGGACCGGTGGCGCATCGCCTGGCGGTGTACCCGTTCCTGGACCTCTACCGCCTCTTCCGGCTGCTGGGTCTGGCGCCGGTCCATGCCGCCGCCCTGACCGCAGTGCTGCGGGAAGGGGCTCCGGTCTTCGGGGTGGCCGCCGTCCCGGAGGCCCTGGGCTGGATCCTGCGTCATCAGCGGACCCTGCACCCCCTGGCCTGGATTCCCGCGGAACCGCCGCCGGCCTAGAACAGGGGATGATGCAGCACCGGCCGCCGGGCCAGCAGATCTGCCGCCCAGATGATGTACACCCCGCCCAGGATGACGATGAGGCTGATGGCCTGCACGAACCCCCGCCCGTAACGGCTCGGGTACCGCCAGAGCCAGATCCCGGCCGCAATCGCGGCCAGGCCCAGGATCCATCCCGCAATCCCCACGCGTGTCCTCCTCTTTACCGGCTCCTATCGCATGCCTTCCCCCGGCCGCCAGGACAGGGCCGGCCAGCCCCCGGGCCGGTCCGGAGCCACCAGGGGCGCCACCGCCTCCGGCCGCCCGAACACCGCCGCCGCCAGCCCCTCCGCCAATCCGCCCGGCATCCCCTGCGGCGGGGCCAGGTCCCGGGCGGTCAGGCGCACGGGCGGAGGGACATCCACATAATTAGGATTCGGGATCGCCCCGCCCGGTCCGAGGTAGTACCCTGCTCCCCGGTAGCGTGCCATCCCCTCGTAATCCACCCGGCAGCTGCGGGCGCGGGCGTGCAGCAGGACGGCCGCCTCCAGCCCCGGGTTCACGGCCAGATGCGCATAGCCGGGAGGGATCCAGAGCAGGTCGCCGGTCTCGGCCGTCACCAGCAGGACTTCCGCCAGCCGCCCCTGCCCCCGCATGCGTTGCAGCAGCACCAGCACCCGGCCGTGGACCACCTCCATCAGCTCAGGGTAACCCGGATGGCGGCCGGCCCCAACGTGGTCATGGCCGGCGGTCTTGACCCATTCCTCCCCGACCAGGCCGGGGTTAAGCCAGGTCAGGTGCACCTCCACCGCTCCCGCCGCCCGTCCGACCGGGCGCAGGTCGTGGTAGAGGAAATAGAGCACCGGGGGACCGTCCGCGTCGGGATCGGCCAAAAAGGGGCGCATCTCCTCCAGGCTGCGGGCCCGGAACCCCTCCGCCCGCCAGACAGGACCGTTGAGGAACAAGGGGCCCTCGCTGGCGGTCACCGGGACTCCCAGCGGCGCCCGCAGGTCCAGCGGAATTCCCGCCCGCGCCGGCAGGACCGCTCCCGCCGGCAGCAACGGCGGCCGCCGGGGCCCGTTCCACCCCGCTGCCGGCCAGGCGGCCGGGCCTTTAGGACGAAAACGCAAGGGCCACATCGCGAGCGCCTCCCTCCCACCGTCCCCCTTGGATTTCAAACACCACCTTCAGCGAGCGGTACCGGCGGTGGCGGACCGCGGCCCGCACCGCTTTGCGCCACGCCGGCAACGGAAACCGGTGCGTCACCAGCCGCTCGAACGGGAGCGCCTGCTCCCCCAAGGCCTCCAAGGCACCGGTAAAGTCCCCCGGTCCGTAGCCGTATGTGCCCACCACCGCCACCTCCCGCGCCCAGAGGGGGGTAAGGTCGGCGCGCACCGGACCCGTGGCCCCCACCGCCAGGACGGTTCCGCCCGGCCGGGCGGCAGCCAGGGCGGTTTCCAGGGTCGCGGCCGAGCCGACAGCGTCAATGACCAGGTCGTACCCGTCGGTAAAAAAAGGGGGCGGTTCCGGAATGCCCGGCACCCGCAGTTGGGGCACCCGCCGTCCCCCGGTCAGCTCGTGGATGCGGCTTTCCAGCGCGCCCGGCTCGCCGGGCAGCACGGCAGAGGCCCCCAAGGCCCGGGCCAGCTCCGCCTGGTGGGCGTGGCGGACCCGGATGTCGGCAGTGATGCCGGTCCAGCGCTCCAGCGCGAGACCCAGCGCCAAGAGGCCGATGGTACCCCCGCCGATGACCAGCAGGCGCTCCGGGCGCGCGGGCACCAGGCCCAGGCCATGATGCACAATGGCAGCGGGTTCCGTCAGCACCGCCCGGCGCTCCCCGAGACCGCTTGGCACCGGATGCACCTGGCCCACCGGCGCCCACATGGCCGTGGCCCACCCGCCGGGCAGGTCCGGATGATAGCCGAGCAGCATGCCGGGGCCGAGCGACCCCTCATCGCGCCGGGCACAGCGTTCGGGATGTCCAGCCGCGCAGAACCGGCAGAGGGGCAGCCCCCGGGCCGCGCAGGCCAGGCTGGGATCCACCACCACCCAGGTCCCCCGCGGCCAGGGGGCATTTGGGCTATCCACCAGCGCCAGCACCTCGTGGCCCAGCACCGCCGGAAACCCGGTCAGACCGGAAAGGAAAGGGGAGGACTTGCCCAACAGCAGGGCGGTGTCCGAGCCGCAGATGCCGGCCAGGCGCGGACGCAGCCGGATCCACCCCCCACCCGAAAACCGCGGCTCGGGCAACGGGCCCGGACGCAGCCGCGCCCAGCGCAGGGCCTCGCGGGGCCACAGGCGCTGGGCGGCGACACGTGGCAGGGACAGGTCGTACCAGAGGCCGTATTCGGCCATGATGCCGTCGCCTCCGTAGCCGTCCGCGCCGGTCTCAGCTCATCGGTACCTGACGCAGGATGCGGCCGTCGATACGATTGAGGATGTCCTCCACACTGCGCCCCGTAATGGTCAGCCCGTGATTCTTCAGGCCGACCACGGCCCGGCTAGGATCCGGGGCTTGGCGCACCTGTTCCGCCACCCGTTGGGCCAGCTCCACCGTCCCGCAGGGGAAGTTGATGTCGGTGGCGGGTACATCCGGCATCCAGGCGTGGATGTGGATAATGGCCCCCACCGAGGGGTGTTCGCGGTAGATCATCCAGTGTTCAATGGCGTCCACGGAGACCCGGCGCGGCCGGACCCCTTCCGGCACGGTGAGGATCATGCCAGGGTCCTCGGCGTTGTAGTCCGACACCATCAGGATGTCCCGCCCCACCTCGCGCAGCGAGGATTTGTCCACCCCGCTGGCGCTCATCCAGAAGCGGGTCTCGTCATGACGGGCGCTCAGGTTGCCGTAACTGAGCCCTCCGATACCGAACAACCGCTGCAGGTGGCGGAAATCATCCGGCGAGAGCAGATCCTGAATCGGGAAGGGAGCGGGAAGCAGGTCCCAGCTGTCAAGCACCCGCCCCGCCTCCCCGATGGCGCGGGTAGCCTCCGTGCCGCCCCACAATGCAGGCGGCAGGTCAGGAATGAAGGTGTTCTTCACGATCAGGTGCGACCGGGCCAGGGGCGCGATGCGCTCCACCAGGTAGCTCATCCCCCCGGGTGCCGGCAGCACCCGGTAGGCGCCCCGTTCCAGGGTGACGGCCCATACTTCGGGATCATCATAGGGGCGCGCCACCACCAGCAGGAGGTTGGACAGCGACCGGATGAGGCTGGGGTAGTAGGTGACCAGCGCATCCGCCGCCTCCACCCGGTCGACAAACAGCACGCCGATCACGTATACGGCCTGGCTGCGCCGCCGGTAAGGGCGGTATTCCGGCCCCACCCGCTGAAACACCAGCCGCGGCTCCCGTTCCGTGGCCGGTACGAACACCGGCTGGTCGGCTCCGTCCACCCGGTACTCGGCCAGGGCCCGGTCCATCACCGCCACAAACGGCCGCAGCTCCGGGGATTCCTCAAAGCCGGCCGCCCATTGATACGGCGTTACGTCCACAGTCATGTCCCCTCCCAATCCCCATCATAAACTCCATTATAATACCCGGCGCGCCGGCGGCCGCCAAAGGCCCATCCGCCCTGGACCGCAGGCCGGATCGACCATCGCGCTTATACCCGCCGGGGGCCGGGGCTTAAGCCCGCCCGTCAGCCTCCGCCCGCAACCACCGGCCCAGGTGGTAAGCCGCCTCCTCCAGCAGGGCCGCCGCCCCGTCCATGGCGACCCGCAGCGGCAGCGGCCCGGGGACCAGGGGATAGATGCCGGTGAGGCCCAGATCATAAAGGGCCTCCGCCCCCGGCCCCCGGCTGCCGCACAGGGCCCAGGCCCGCCGGCCGGCCGCCCGCGCCCGCCGCGCCACCAGCCCCACCACCTTGCCATGAGCACTCTGCCCATCGAGGCGACCTTCGCCGGTGATCACGCCATCAGCGGCCGCCAGCCGCCGGTCCAGGTCCACCCATCCGGCCACCGCCTCAGCTCCCGGGACCAGCCGGCCTCCTAAGGCCAGCACAGCAAACCCCATGCCCCCGGCCGCCCCCGCTCCAGGTGCTGCGGGATCCGCCCCGGTCACCGCCGTCAGCCGGAAGGCATACGCTACCATGGCCCGGTCCAGGACCTGCGCCTGTTCCGGGGG is a genomic window containing:
- a CDS encoding protein of unknown function (Evidence 5 : Unknown function) produces the protein MTAGPSRLPFRRQPALLVWGWIDHRQTDWARLLRPWATDARFRPGSLSLLYPLAPARRAATAAIWCRGPVAHRLAVYPFLDLYRLFRLLGLAPVHAAALTAVLREGAPVFGVAAVPEALGWILRHQRTLHPLAWIPAEPPPA
- a CDS encoding Aldolase_II domain-containing protein encodes the protein MTVDVTPYQWAAGFEESPELRPFVAVMDRALAEYRVDGADQPVFVPATEREPRLVFQRVGPEYRPYRRRSQAVYVIGVLFVDRVEAADALVTYYPSLIRSLSNLLLVVARPYDDPEVWAVTLERGAYRVLPAPGGMSYLVERIAPLARSHLIVKNTFIPDLPPALWGGTEATRAIGEAGRVLDSWDLLPAPFPIQDLLSPDDFRHLQRLFGIGGLSYGNLSARHDETRFWMSASGVDKSSLREVGRDILMVSDYNAEDPGMILTVPEGVRPRRVSVDAIEHWMIYREHPSVGAIIHIHAWMPDVPATDINFPCGTVELAQRVAEQVRQAPDPSRAVVGLKNHGLTITGRSVEDILNRIDGRILRQVPMS
- a CDS encoding conserved protein of unknown function (Evidence 4 : Unknown function but conserved in other organisms), translating into MGIAGWILGLAAIAAGIWLWRYPSRYGRGFVQAISLIVILGGVYIIWAADLLARRPVLHHPLF
- a CDS encoding Iditol 2-dehydrogenase, with amino-acid sequence MAEYGLWYDLSLPRVAAQRLWPREALRWARLRPGPLPEPRFSGGGWIRLRPRLAGICGSDTALLLGKSSPFLSGLTGFPAVLGHEVLALVDSPNAPWPRGTWVVVDPSLACAARGLPLCRFCAAGHPERCARRDEGSLGPGMLLGYHPDLPGGWATAMWAPVGQVHPVPSGLGERRAVLTEPAAIVHHGLGLVPARPERLLVIGGGTIGLLALGLALERWTGITADIRVRHAHQAELARALGASAVLPGEPGALESRIHELTGGRRVPQLRVPGIPEPPPFFTDGYDLVIDAVGSAATLETALAAARPGGTVLAVGATGPVRADLTPLWAREVAVVGTYGYGPGDFTGALEALGEQALPFERLVTHRFPLPAWRKAVRAAVRHRRYRSLKVVFEIQGGRWEGGARDVALAFSS
- a CDS encoding putative GPI domain-containing protein (Evidence 3 : Putative function from multiple computational evidences) — protein: MWPLRFRPKGPAAWPAAGWNGPRRPPLLPAGAVLPARAGIPLDLRAPLGVPVTASEGPLFLNGPVWRAEGFRARSLEEMRPFLADPDADGPPVLYFLYHDLRPVGRAAGAVEVHLTWLNPGLVGEEWVKTAGHDHVGAGRHPGYPELMEVVHGRVLVLLQRMRGQGRLAEVLLVTAETGDLLWIPPGYAHLAVNPGLEAAVLLHARARSCRVDYEGMARYRGAGYYLGPGGAIPNPNYVDVPPPVRLTARDLAPPQGMPGGLAEGLAAAVFGRPEAVAPLVAPDRPGGWPALSWRPGEGMR